Proteins from a genomic interval of Alphaproteobacteria bacterium:
- a CDS encoding hydroxyacid dehydrogenase: protein MPDIVISEFMEPAAIDRLRDGFTVHYDPQLFADPARLNAAVGGCRALIVRNATQVRAPLLAAARNLGIIGRLGVGLDNIDTELCAAGGIKVVPATGANAISVAELAIGAMLVLMRGTYHVSDRLRAGEWPRLELMGREIFGKTLGLVGFGHVAMALAERARGMGLAVIAHDPAFADDDPVWRARGAEPASLARILAEADILSVHVPLTDATRNLIGAAELALMKPRAIVINTARGGIVDERALAAALKAGRIAGAALDVFETEPFDRASPLADAPNALLMPHVGAMTEESNQRVCSMIADAVIAHLRGA from the coding sequence ATGCCCGATATCGTCATCTCCGAGTTCATGGAGCCCGCCGCGATCGACCGCCTGCGCGACGGCTTCACGGTCCACTACGACCCGCAGCTGTTCGCCGATCCGGCAAGGCTCAACGCGGCGGTCGGCGGCTGTCGCGCGCTGATCGTGCGCAATGCCACCCAGGTCCGCGCGCCGCTGCTGGCGGCCGCCCGCAACCTCGGCATCATCGGCCGGCTCGGCGTCGGGCTCGACAACATCGACACCGAGCTGTGTGCGGCCGGCGGCATCAAGGTGGTGCCGGCGACCGGCGCCAACGCGATCTCGGTGGCCGAGCTGGCCATCGGCGCCATGCTGGTGCTGATGCGCGGCACGTACCACGTCAGCGACCGGCTGCGCGCCGGCGAATGGCCGCGGCTGGAACTGATGGGCCGCGAGATCTTCGGCAAGACGCTGGGGCTGGTCGGCTTCGGCCACGTCGCGATGGCGCTGGCCGAGCGGGCGCGCGGCATGGGCCTCGCCGTGATCGCCCACGATCCGGCCTTCGCCGACGACGATCCGGTCTGGCGGGCCCGCGGCGCCGAGCCGGCGTCGCTGGCGCGGATCCTGGCCGAGGCCGACATCCTGTCGGTGCATGTGCCGCTGACCGATGCGACCCGCAACCTGATCGGCGCGGCCGAGCTGGCGCTGATGAAGCCGCGGGCGATCGTGATCAACACCGCGCGCGGCGGCATCGTCGACGAGCGCGCGCTGGCCGCGGCGCTGAAGGCGGGCCGGATCGCCGGCGCGGCGCTGGACGTGTTCGAGACCGAGCCGTTCGACCGCGCCTCGCCATTGGCCGACGCGCCCAACGCCCTGCTGATGCCGCATGTCGGCGCGATGACCGAGGAATCGAACCAGCGGGTCTGCAGCATGATCGCCGACGCGGTGATCGCCCACCTGCGCGGCGCCTGA
- a CDS encoding phytanoyl-CoA dioxygenase family protein encodes MSSRVLTADDLRFWDDNGYVVVREAAPPANVQAVIDAIYEFTGFSPDRPEEWNRPAARRNGMEELNGAGMVEMYHHPAMWANRQLPRIHGAFADIWDTEALWVTIDRVNFNPPQPDGGRFAGFIHWDIDTSVEPLPFDVQGVLALTDVAEGGGGFQCVPGMPRLFPEWVKSQPPDRDPNRPDMAGLTVRAVPLRAGDLLIWNSQLAHGVAPNRSSRPRMAQYIAMSPAQEDNAAARQWRIDSWLHRLAPQGDPFPGDPREWERRHGTTAALTPLGRRLLGLDRWREPGAAAAEAGSMTLDQARGRYRATPGFAS; translated from the coding sequence ATGTCAAGCCGCGTACTGACTGCCGACGACCTGCGCTTCTGGGACGACAACGGCTATGTCGTGGTGCGCGAGGCCGCGCCGCCCGCCAACGTGCAGGCCGTGATCGATGCGATCTACGAATTCACCGGTTTCAGCCCGGACCGGCCGGAGGAATGGAACCGGCCGGCCGCGCGCAGGAACGGGATGGAGGAACTGAACGGCGCCGGGATGGTCGAGATGTACCACCATCCGGCGATGTGGGCGAACCGACAACTGCCGCGGATCCACGGCGCCTTCGCCGATATCTGGGACACAGAGGCGCTGTGGGTGACCATCGACCGGGTCAACTTCAACCCGCCGCAGCCGGACGGCGGACGCTTCGCCGGCTTCATCCACTGGGACATCGACACCTCGGTCGAGCCGCTGCCGTTCGACGTGCAGGGCGTGCTGGCGCTCACCGACGTGGCCGAGGGCGGCGGCGGCTTCCAGTGCGTCCCGGGCATGCCGCGGCTGTTCCCGGAGTGGGTAAAGAGCCAGCCGCCGGACCGCGACCCGAACCGGCCGGACATGGCCGGCCTGACCGTGCGCGCGGTGCCGCTGCGCGCCGGCGACCTGCTGATCTGGAACAGCCAGCTGGCGCACGGCGTCGCGCCGAACCGCTCGTCGCGGCCGCGGATGGCACAGTACATCGCGATGTCGCCGGCGCAGGAAGACAACGCGGCGGCGCGGCAATGGCGGATCGACAGCTGGCTGCACCGGCTGGCGCCGCAGGGCGACCCGTTTCCCGGCGACCCGCGCGAATGGGAACGCAGGCACGGCACCACCGCCGCGCTGACCCCGCTGGGCCGCCGGCTGCTCGGACTCGACCGCTGGCGCGAGCCCGGTGCCGCGGCGGCGGAGGCCGGCAGCATGACCCTGGACCAGGCCCGCGGCCGCTATCGCGCCACGCCCGGCTTCGCCAGCTGA
- a CDS encoding MgtC/SapB family protein — translation METLFSATTIPWHDMALRLGVAVALGAVLGIDRELRNKPAGLRTHVLVALAAAAFTVLTFEIFAEFKQEDDHASLDPIRIVEAVTAGVAFLAAGAIIQARGNVRGLTTGASMWLAGAIGTACGTGLYVLAAVTAGIAFVVLFALGRFEARVLDRNETDGG, via the coding sequence TTGGAAACCCTGTTTTCCGCCACCACGATACCCTGGCACGACATGGCGCTGCGCCTGGGCGTGGCGGTCGCGCTCGGGGCGGTGCTCGGCATCGACCGCGAGCTGCGCAACAAACCGGCCGGCCTGCGCACCCACGTGCTTGTCGCCCTGGCCGCCGCGGCTTTCACCGTGCTGACCTTCGAGATCTTCGCCGAGTTCAAGCAGGAGGACGACCATGCCAGCCTGGACCCGATCCGCATCGTCGAGGCTGTGACCGCCGGGGTCGCCTTCCTGGCGGCGGGCGCCATCATCCAGGCGCGCGGCAACGTGCGCGGGCTGACCACCGGCGCCAGCATGTGGCTGGCCGGCGCGATCGGCACCGCCTGCGGCACCGGGCTCTACGTGCTGGCCGCGGTGACCGCCGGCATCGCGTTCGTCGTGCTGTTCGCCCTGGGTCGCTTCGAGGCCCGCGTGCTGGACCGGAACGAGACCGACGGCGGCTGA
- a CDS encoding ureidoglycolate lyase: MAGWRILDPKPLTADAFAPFGDVLAVDLSAPDVINDGYTERFADLAGIDVAEAGGRPLVHLYRTRRFELPRSLTMMERHPKGSQAFMPLDAGRYVAVVAPADVAAPGPDDVRAFLCGPGQGLNLRRGVWHHPMMPVDGPMTLFVIERGADDANCDIVALAKDAVVVGR, from the coding sequence ATGGCGGGCTGGCGCATCCTCGACCCGAAGCCGCTGACCGCCGACGCCTTCGCGCCGTTCGGCGACGTGCTGGCGGTCGATCTGTCCGCGCCGGACGTCATCAACGACGGCTATACCGAGCGCTTCGCCGACCTGGCCGGCATCGACGTGGCCGAGGCCGGCGGCCGGCCGCTGGTCCACCTCTACCGCACCCGCCGGTTCGAGCTGCCGCGCAGTCTGACGATGATGGAGCGGCACCCGAAGGGCAGCCAGGCCTTCATGCCGCTGGACGCCGGCCGCTATGTGGCGGTGGTGGCGCCGGCCGATGTCGCGGCGCCCGGCCCTGACGACGTGCGCGCATTCCTGTGCGGTCCCGGCCAGGGCCTCAACCTGCGCCGTGGCGTCTGGCACCACCCGATGATGCCGGTGGACGGCCCGATGACGCTGTTCGTGATCGAGCGCGGCGCGGACGACGCCAATTGCGACATCGTCGCCCTGGCCAAGGACGCGGTGGTCGTCGGCCGCTGA
- the alc gene encoding allantoicase, with product MTATAAPADIPEFARRYPNLADAQLGAHAVEASDEFFGAKARLLKPEPPVFEAGRYDAHGKWMDGWETRRRREPGHDHCVVRLAARGVLHGVDIDTSHFTGNYPPAASLEACLSDHESAADGAWVQIVPHVALGPSAHHFVAVDHPHPVSHLRLHIWPDGGVARLRAYGSVAFDWSAVDRDELLDLGALLHGGRAVACNDAHFGVPVNMLKPGRAPNMGDGWETRRRREPGFDWCVLALGHPGEIRRIEIDTNHFKGNFPARCSINAGLLPPGLPDDAAVAQAMHWPVLLPEQAMAADSNHVFDSAIAALGSVSHVRLNLHPDGGVSRLRLFGRAAG from the coding sequence ATGACCGCCACTGCCGCCCCGGCCGACATCCCCGAATTCGCCCGGCGCTATCCCAACCTGGCCGACGCCCAGCTCGGCGCGCATGCCGTCGAGGCCAGCGACGAGTTCTTCGGCGCCAAGGCACGGCTGCTGAAGCCGGAGCCGCCGGTGTTCGAGGCCGGTCGCTACGACGCCCATGGCAAGTGGATGGACGGCTGGGAGACACGACGGCGCCGCGAGCCGGGCCACGACCACTGCGTGGTGCGGCTGGCGGCGCGCGGGGTGCTGCACGGCGTCGACATCGACACGTCGCACTTCACCGGCAACTACCCGCCGGCCGCCTCGCTGGAGGCCTGCCTGTCCGACCACGAGTCGGCCGCCGACGGGGCCTGGGTGCAGATCGTACCGCACGTCGCGCTCGGGCCGAGCGCGCACCATTTCGTCGCCGTCGACCACCCGCACCCGGTCAGCCACCTGCGCCTGCACATCTGGCCCGACGGCGGCGTCGCCCGCCTGCGCGCCTATGGCAGCGTCGCCTTCGACTGGTCGGCGGTCGACCGCGACGAGCTGCTCGACCTCGGCGCGCTGCTGCACGGCGGCCGCGCGGTGGCCTGCAACGACGCCCATTTCGGCGTGCCGGTGAACATGCTGAAGCCCGGTCGCGCGCCGAACATGGGCGACGGCTGGGAGACGCGGCGGCGGCGCGAGCCCGGCTTCGACTGGTGCGTGCTGGCCCTCGGCCATCCCGGCGAGATCCGCCGCATCGAGATCGACACCAACCACTTCAAGGGCAACTTCCCGGCGCGCTGCTCGATCAACGCCGGGCTGCTGCCGCCGGGGCTGCCCGACGACGCGGCGGTGGCGCAGGCGATGCACTGGCCGGTGCTGCTGCCGGAGCAGGCGATGGCGGCCGACAGCAACCACGTGTTCGATTCGGCGATCGCCGCCCTGGGGTCGGTCAGCCACGTGCGGCTGAACCTGCACCCGGACGGCGGCGTCAGCCGTCTGCGCCTGTTCGGGCGGGCCGCCGGCTGA
- the uraD gene encoding 2-oxo-4-hydroxy-4-carboxy-5-ureidoimidazoline decarboxylase yields MPARPSACDRAGFVVAYGGVWEHSPWIAEATWDGGIGPAEDGAGGLHAAMCAVLDAADRARQQALIDAHPDLAGRLAVAGELTADSRREQASAGLDRCTPAEFARFQSLNAAYRARFGFPFIMAVKGRTRAEILDAFARRLDNDRETEFATALAEVKKIALLRLQDLLP; encoded by the coding sequence ATGCCGGCTAGGCCGAGCGCCTGCGACCGCGCCGGCTTCGTCGTGGCCTATGGCGGGGTGTGGGAGCATTCGCCCTGGATCGCCGAGGCGACGTGGGACGGCGGCATCGGCCCCGCCGAGGACGGCGCCGGCGGCCTGCACGCGGCCATGTGCGCGGTGCTCGACGCTGCCGACCGGGCGCGCCAGCAGGCGCTGATCGACGCGCATCCCGACCTCGCCGGCCGGCTGGCGGTCGCCGGCGAGCTCACCGCCGATTCGCGCCGGGAGCAGGCCTCCGCCGGGCTCGACCGCTGCACGCCGGCGGAGTTCGCGCGGTTCCAGTCGCTGAACGCGGCCTACCGCGCCCGCTTCGGCTTTCCCTTCATCATGGCGGTGAAGGGCCGGACGCGCGCCGAGATCCTCGATGCCTTCGCCCGCCGCCTCGACAACGACCGCGAGACCGAGTTCGCCACTGCGCTCGCGGAAGTGAAGAAGATCGCCCTCCTCCGGCTCCAGGACCTGCTGCCATGA
- the puuE gene encoding allantoinase PuuE codes for MTESSYPRDLIGYGPNPPQADWPGGARIAVQFVLNYEEGGENSVLHGDPASETFLSEIVGALPVHGMRHVSMESLYDYGSRVGVWRILKLFARKQVPLTIFAVGMAAERHPEAIRAMVADGHEICSHGWRWINYQYVPEAVERDHIRRAVEALDRAAGGPPLGWYTGRTSPNTRRLVVEHGGFLYDADDYNDDLPHWVAVDGTPHLVVPYTLDVNDMRFAAIQGFNSGEQYFNYLKDSFDVLYEEGAETPRMMSIGLHCRLVGRPGRIAALERFIDHVLAHDRVWCCRRIDIARHWRARHPYAG; via the coding sequence ATGACCGAATCCAGCTACCCCCGCGACCTGATCGGCTATGGCCCGAACCCGCCGCAGGCCGACTGGCCCGGCGGCGCCCGCATCGCGGTACAGTTCGTGCTGAACTACGAGGAAGGCGGCGAGAACAGCGTGCTGCACGGCGATCCGGCGTCGGAAACCTTCCTGTCGGAGATCGTCGGCGCGCTGCCGGTGCACGGCATGCGCCACGTCAGTATGGAGTCGCTGTACGACTACGGCAGCCGGGTCGGGGTCTGGCGCATCCTGAAGCTGTTCGCCCGCAAGCAGGTGCCGCTGACCATCTTCGCGGTGGGCATGGCGGCGGAGCGGCACCCGGAGGCGATCCGGGCGATGGTCGCCGACGGCCACGAGATCTGCAGCCACGGCTGGCGCTGGATCAACTACCAGTATGTGCCGGAGGCGGTGGAGCGCGACCACATCCGGCGCGCGGTCGAGGCGCTGGACCGTGCGGCCGGCGGCCCGCCGCTCGGCTGGTACACCGGCCGGACCAGCCCGAACACCCGCCGGCTGGTGGTAGAGCACGGCGGATTCCTCTACGACGCCGACGACTACAACGACGACCTGCCGCACTGGGTCGCGGTCGACGGCACGCCGCATCTGGTCGTGCCCTACACCCTGGACGTCAACGACATGCGCTTCGCCGCCATCCAGGGATTCAACTCTGGCGAGCAATATTTCAATTATCTCAAAGACTCGTTCGACGTTCTTTATGAGGAAGGTGCGGAAACGCCGCGCATGATGTCGATCGGCCTGCACTGCCGGCTGGTCGGGCGGCCCGGCCGCATCGCCGCGCTGGAGCGGTTCATCGACCACGTCCTGGCGCACGACCGCGTCTGGTGCTGCCGCCGCATCGACATCGCCCGCCACTGGCGCGCACGGCATCCCTATGCCGGCTAG
- the uraH gene encoding hydroxyisourate hydrolase, whose product MGRLTTHILDTARGCPAAGVNLSLERVVDNALIALGSFATNADGRVDRPLLEGEAMQVGDYEILFRVGDYFAANRVPRPNGPFLDLVPVRFRIADADAHYHVPLLLSPYGYSTYRGS is encoded by the coding sequence ATGGGCCGCCTCACCACGCACATCCTGGACACGGCTCGGGGCTGCCCGGCAGCGGGCGTCAACCTCAGCCTCGAGCGCGTCGTCGACAATGCGCTGATCGCGCTCGGCAGCTTCGCCACCAACGCCGACGGCCGGGTCGACCGCCCGCTGCTGGAAGGTGAGGCAATGCAGGTCGGCGACTACGAGATCCTGTTCCGGGTCGGCGACTATTTCGCCGCCAACCGGGTGCCGCGGCCGAACGGCCCGTTCCTGGACCTGGTACCGGTAAGGTTCCGCATCGCCGACGCCGACGCGCACTATCACGTGCCGCTGCTGCTGTCGCCCTACGGCTATTCCACCTACCGGGGCAGCTGA
- the xdhA gene encoding xanthine dehydrogenase small subunit, which translates to MTAANPMGGAAPVRFLLGRETVTLADIDPTTTLLEFLRGRADRKGTKEGCAEGDCGACTVAVGEPADGRMRYRAVNACIQFVGALHGKQVLTVEDLQGADGALHPVQAAMVAQHGSQCGFCTPGFVMSLFVAFADGTRLGRGAIGDTLAGNLCRCTGYGPILAAAEAMFDLPAPDDSGRTPDAAQMRALAEMAAEPLVGLSRGGRRLLAPASADGLAALLDAEPDATLLAGGTDVGLWVTKQLRRPQTVIHTGRAADLARIAVTDDAIVIGAAARLADVAPAIAADYPAFGEIFRRYGSVQVRNAGTLGGNVANGSPIGDGPPGLIALGAELVLRRGAARRRIALEDFFIDYGKQDRHPAEFVEQIVLPRPRGGSLFRMYKISKRFDQDISAVCGAFAIGLADGVVTSARVAFGGMAGTPRRAHACEAALAGRPWTEAGIADALAALDRDYEPLTDMRASAWYRREAARALLLRACQDSGDGGPQSVLACEAA; encoded by the coding sequence GTGACCGCAGCGAACCCCATGGGCGGCGCGGCGCCGGTGCGCTTTCTGCTCGGCCGCGAAACGGTGACGCTCGCCGACATCGACCCGACGACGACGCTGCTGGAGTTCCTGCGCGGCCGCGCCGACCGCAAGGGCACCAAGGAGGGCTGCGCCGAGGGCGATTGCGGCGCCTGCACCGTGGCGGTGGGCGAGCCGGCGGACGGCCGCATGCGCTATCGCGCGGTCAATGCCTGCATCCAGTTCGTCGGCGCGCTGCACGGCAAGCAGGTGCTGACGGTGGAGGACCTGCAGGGAGCGGACGGCGCGCTGCATCCGGTCCAGGCCGCGATGGTGGCCCAGCACGGCTCGCAGTGCGGGTTCTGCACGCCCGGCTTCGTGATGTCGCTGTTCGTCGCCTTCGCCGACGGCACCCGCCTGGGGCGCGGCGCCATCGGCGATACGCTGGCCGGCAACCTGTGCCGCTGCACCGGCTATGGCCCGATCCTCGCCGCCGCCGAGGCGATGTTCGACCTGCCGGCGCCGGACGACAGCGGCCGCACGCCGGACGCGGCGCAGATGCGGGCGCTGGCCGAAATGGCGGCGGAGCCGCTGGTCGGCCTGTCCCGCGGCGGGCGGCGCCTGCTGGCCCCGGCCTCGGCGGACGGCCTCGCCGCGCTGCTCGATGCCGAGCCCGACGCGACCCTGCTCGCCGGCGGCACCGACGTCGGCCTGTGGGTAACCAAGCAACTGCGGCGGCCGCAGACGGTGATCCACACCGGCCGCGCCGCGGACCTGGCCCGGATCGCGGTGACCGACGATGCGATCGTCATCGGCGCGGCGGCACGGCTGGCCGATGTCGCGCCGGCGATCGCCGCCGACTACCCGGCCTTCGGCGAGATCTTCCGCCGCTACGGCTCGGTCCAGGTGCGCAACGCCGGCACCCTGGGCGGCAACGTCGCCAACGGCTCGCCGATCGGCGACGGGCCGCCGGGCCTGATCGCGCTGGGAGCCGAACTGGTGCTGCGCCGCGGCGCCGCACGCCGGCGCATCGCGCTGGAGGATTTCTTCATAGATTACGGTAAGCAGGACCGGCATCCAGCTGAATTCGTTGAACAGATCGTTCTGCCGCGCCCGCGCGGCGGCAGCCTGTTCCGCATGTACAAGATTTCCAAGCGCTTCGACCAGGACATCTCGGCCGTCTGCGGCGCCTTCGCCATCGGCCTGGCCGACGGCGTCGTGACATCGGCACGGGTCGCCTTCGGCGGCATGGCCGGCACCCCGCGGCGGGCGCACGCGTGCGAGGCCGCGCTGGCCGGCAGGCCCTGGACCGAGGCGGGCATCGCCGACGCGCTGGCGGCGCTCGACCGCGACTACGAACCGCTGACCGACATGCGGGCCAGCGCCTGGTATCGCCGCGAGGCGGCTCGCGCCCTGCTGTTGCGCGCCTGCCAGGATTCCGGCGACGGCGGGCCGCAGAGCGTGCTCGCCTGCGAGGCGGCGTGA
- the xdhB gene encoding xanthine dehydrogenase molybdopterin binding subunit, producing MSGASQGGDARAVGRALAHDSAHKHVAGTAVYIDDMAEPAGLLHVQFGGSAHAHARVLGVDAAAALAMPGVVAVLTAADIPGRNDVSPFAGDDPLLAAGVVEHVGQPVFAVVAESYEAARLAVRRVEVAYAPLPAVLSVDEAMRLAHYVADPYEMRRGDVEAALAGAPHRLKGRVTIGGQEHFYLEGQVALALPGEDGEITVHSSTQHPTEVQHVVARVLGLPDARVVAEVRRMGGGFGGKESQASFVAAGAALAARATGRPCKLRLDRDDDMTMTGKRHGFVIDYDVGFDDDGRIAGIEFVQAADCGRSTDLSPAIADRAMFHADNAYYLPAARIRSYRCKTHTVSNTAFRGFGGPQGMVGIERVIDDIALALGRDPLAVRRINLYGGEGRDETPYFMKVEDNILPELIDEIEKSAEYHRRRQAVAAFNAANPVLRKGLSLTPVKFGISFTTTHLNQAGALVHVYTDGSVHLNHGGTEMGQGLNVKVAQVVADALMIDIGRVRITATSTDKVPNTSATAASSGSDMNGMAALAAATTIRERLAAFAADHAGVAPAAVRWSHDRIEAGDMCWSFAELAAAAYLARVSLSATGYYRTPKIHWDRAAARGRPFYYFAYGAAVSEAVIDTRTGENRILRVDILHDVGRSLNPAVDLGQVEGGFIQGLGWLTTEELWFDETGRLRTHAPSTYKIPACSDRPPAFNVRLAAGIANREETVHRSKAVGEPPLMLAISAWLALSDAVASVGGHRVPPRLDAPATPERILAAVHDVRRRAAEPDARRAAE from the coding sequence GTGAGCGGCGCGAGCCAGGGCGGCGACGCCCGCGCCGTCGGCCGCGCGCTGGCGCACGACAGCGCGCACAAGCACGTCGCCGGCACGGCGGTCTATATCGACGACATGGCGGAGCCGGCCGGCCTGCTGCATGTGCAGTTCGGCGGCAGCGCCCATGCCCATGCCCGCGTGCTGGGCGTCGATGCCGCCGCGGCGCTGGCGATGCCGGGCGTGGTCGCGGTGCTGACCGCCGCCGACATCCCCGGACGCAACGACGTCAGCCCGTTCGCGGGCGACGATCCGCTGCTGGCCGCGGGCGTGGTCGAGCATGTCGGCCAGCCGGTGTTCGCGGTGGTGGCGGAAAGCTACGAGGCCGCGCGCCTGGCCGTGCGCAGGGTCGAGGTCGCCTATGCGCCGCTGCCGGCGGTGCTGAGTGTCGATGAGGCGATGCGGCTGGCACACTATGTGGCCGATCCCTACGAGATGAGGCGGGGCGACGTCGAGGCCGCTCTGGCCGGCGCGCCGCACCGGCTGAAGGGGCGGGTGACCATCGGCGGCCAGGAGCATTTCTACCTGGAGGGCCAGGTGGCGCTGGCCCTGCCGGGCGAGGACGGCGAGATCACCGTGCACAGCTCGACCCAGCATCCGACCGAGGTCCAGCACGTGGTTGCCCGCGTGCTTGGATTGCCCGACGCGCGGGTGGTCGCCGAGGTCCGGCGCATGGGCGGCGGCTTCGGCGGCAAGGAAAGCCAGGCCAGCTTCGTCGCCGCCGGCGCGGCGCTGGCCGCCCGCGCCACCGGCCGTCCCTGCAAGCTGCGGCTGGACCGCGACGACGACATGACGATGACCGGCAAGCGCCACGGCTTCGTCATCGACTACGACGTCGGCTTCGACGACGACGGCCGCATCGCCGGCATCGAGTTCGTCCAGGCCGCCGACTGCGGGCGGTCCACCGACCTGTCGCCGGCGATCGCCGACCGCGCCATGTTCCACGCCGACAACGCCTACTACCTGCCGGCGGCGCGCATCCGCTCCTACCGCTGCAAGACGCACACGGTCTCCAACACCGCCTTCCGCGGCTTCGGCGGGCCGCAGGGGATGGTTGGCATCGAGCGGGTGATCGACGACATCGCGCTGGCGCTCGGCCGCGACCCGCTGGCAGTGCGCCGCATCAACCTCTATGGCGGCGAGGGCCGCGACGAGACGCCATACTTCATGAAGGTGGAGGACAATATCCTCCCCGAACTGATTGACGAGATTGAAAAAAGTGCCGAGTACCACCGCCGCCGCCAGGCTGTGGCGGCGTTCAACGCGGCCAACCCGGTGCTGCGCAAGGGGCTGTCGCTGACGCCGGTGAAGTTCGGCATTTCCTTCACCACGACCCACCTCAACCAGGCCGGCGCGCTGGTGCATGTCTACACCGACGGCAGCGTGCACCTGAACCACGGCGGCACCGAGATGGGCCAGGGGCTCAACGTCAAGGTGGCGCAGGTGGTGGCCGACGCGCTGATGATCGACATCGGCCGGGTGCGGATCACCGCGACCTCCACCGACAAGGTGCCGAACACCTCGGCCACCGCCGCCTCGTCGGGCTCGGACATGAACGGCATGGCGGCGCTGGCCGCGGCGACGACGATCCGCGAGCGGCTGGCCGCCTTCGCCGCGGACCATGCCGGCGTCGCGCCCGCGGCGGTGCGCTGGAGCCACGACCGCATCGAGGCCGGCGACATGTGCTGGTCGTTCGCCGAACTGGCGGCCGCCGCCTATCTCGCCCGCGTCTCGCTGTCTGCGACCGGCTATTACCGCACGCCGAAAATCCACTGGGACCGGGCGGCGGCGCGCGGCCGGCCGTTCTACTATTTCGCCTATGGCGCGGCGGTCAGCGAAGCGGTGATCGACACGCGCACCGGCGAGAACCGCATCCTCAGGGTCGACATCCTGCACGACGTCGGCCGCTCGCTGAATCCGGCGGTCGACCTGGGCCAGGTCGAGGGCGGCTTCATCCAGGGCTTGGGCTGGCTGACCACCGAGGAGCTGTGGTTCGACGAGACCGGCCGGCTGCGTACCCACGCACCATCGACTTACAAGATCCCGGCCTGCAGCGACCGGCCGCCGGCGTTCAACGTCCGGCTGGCCGCGGGCATCGCCAACCGCGAGGAGACCGTCCACCGGTCGAAGGCGGTGGGCGAGCCGCCGCTGATGCTGGCGATCTCCGCCTGGCTGGCCCTGTCGGACGCGGTCGCCAGCGTCGGCGGCCACCGGGTGCCGCCGCGCCTGGACGCGCCGGCGACGCCGGAGCGCATCCTCGCCGCCGTCCACGACGTCCGCCGCCGGGCAGCCGAACCCGACGCACGCCGGGCCGCCGAATGA
- the xdhC gene encoding xanthine dehydrogenase accessory protein XdhC, with protein MSGLLVDIRAFGDRPGVLVTVIAADGSTPRGTGTTMIVDGDGRIAAGTIGGGALELRVLHRAAAMLAEEGGAEAAQFPLGPELGQCCGGRVELLFERLPLTLDARDGIAFVTALEPRVDRRLVDRGGLATLLGGSAFNDTRAAVVRGTDGRRCLVQPAHRPRQPLAVFGAGHVGRAVVRAVAPLPFRVTWIDDRPGQFPVPPEPGVACITSAVPEREVAALAEGAFVLVMSHTHALDYRICRAALLREDIGYIGLIGSDTKHARFVKWARAYGLTDDRIARVSCPIGLPGIGGKDPAVIAASVAADLLMRLERRAATREPDASLRAAS; from the coding sequence ATGAGCGGGCTGCTCGTCGACATCCGGGCCTTCGGCGACCGGCCGGGCGTGCTGGTCACCGTGATCGCCGCCGACGGCTCGACGCCGCGCGGCACCGGCACCACGATGATCGTCGACGGCGACGGGCGCATCGCCGCCGGCACCATCGGCGGCGGCGCGCTCGAGCTGCGGGTGCTGCACCGCGCGGCCGCGATGCTGGCGGAGGAGGGCGGTGCCGAGGCGGCGCAGTTCCCGCTGGGCCCGGAGCTCGGCCAGTGCTGCGGCGGCCGGGTCGAGCTGCTGTTCGAGCGGCTGCCGCTGACGCTCGACGCGCGCGACGGCATTGCCTTCGTCACCGCCCTGGAACCGCGGGTCGATCGGCGCCTGGTCGACCGCGGCGGCCTGGCGACGCTGTTGGGCGGGTCCGCCTTCAACGACACCCGCGCGGCCGTCGTCCGCGGCACGGACGGCCGGCGTTGCCTGGTCCAGCCCGCACACCGGCCGCGCCAGCCGCTCGCCGTGTTCGGGGCCGGCCATGTCGGACGTGCCGTCGTGCGCGCGGTGGCGCCGCTGCCGTTCCGCGTCACCTGGATCGACGACCGGCCGGGCCAGTTCCCGGTGCCGCCCGAGCCCGGCGTCGCCTGTATCACTTCCGCGGTTCCCGAACGCGAGGTGGCGGCGCTGGCCGAGGGCGCCTTCGTCCTGGTGATGAGCCACACCCACGCGCTCGACTACCGCATCTGCCGGGCGGCGCTGCTGCGCGAGGATATCGGCTATATCGGCCTGATCGGCTCCGACACCAAGCATGCCCGCTTCGTCAAATGGGCGCGTGCCTATGGCCTGACCGACGACCGGATCGCGCGGGTGAGCTGCCCGATCGGCCTGCCCGGCATCGGCGGCAAGGACCCGGCGGTGATCGCCGCCTCGGTCGCCGCCGACCTGCTGATGCGGCTCGAGCGCCGGGCGGCGACGCGCGAACCCGACGCCAGCCTGCGGGCCGCGTCATGA